One window of the Salvia splendens isolate huo1 chromosome 1, SspV2, whole genome shotgun sequence genome contains the following:
- the LOC121799949 gene encoding auxin response factor 11-like isoform X2: MAHADGLIRGGAASDALYRELWKACAGPLVDVPDVEENVYYFPQGHFEQLEASTNQDLDQRIPHYNLPPKILCRVAHVQMMAEPDTDEVYAHVNLLPHTDQTEPRNPYALPPDPPKPSVRSFSKILTASDTSTHGGFSVLRKHANECLPPLDMSQPTPTQDLVAKDLQGHEWHFKHIFRGQPKRHLLTTGWSTFVTSKKLVAGDCFIFVRGENGELRVGTRHLAQRQSSMPPAVISSQSMLIGVLASASHAMSTHTIFAVYCKPRTSQFVVGINKYLEAIKHEFAVGMHFQMRFEGEDLPKRRFTGTIVGVGDCSSQWTESAWRSLKVQWDEPATIQRPDRVSPWEIEPFVPSADETSQPAMQIKRPRSLDRPLTETTTASAASPIRSNVQSSKKQVFRPPKQKDLNGSSLPSSAPRSGRALSSLLTVNTSLSLSREARAGKNILLQPALCNSPIASRTRKCLDQIKKSENATACRVFGFDLRNNSSKISPLLEKEVHLPRPSTKTPETDNKQGVDLLASSKERKDAQPIDTQGQLVSSPRTRIKVQMQGHVVGRGMDLSALRGYDDLIEELESMFDIKGELRPRNKWEMVYTDNEGDMMLVGDDLWQEFCKMAKKICIYSSEEVKKMSAVCKLPASPIDGEATIISSESQPKSEA; this comes from the exons ATGGCGCATGCTGATGGCCTGATAAGAGGAG GTGCGGCAAGTGATGCTCTGTACAGGGAATTATGGAAGGCATGTGCAGGGCCTTTGGTGGATGTTCCTGATGTGGAAGAAAATGTTTACTACTTTCCTCAAGGTCACTTTGAACAA TTAGAGGCATCAACAAATCAGGATCTGGATCAGCGTATCCCTCACTACAATCTCCCTCCAAAGATCCTTTGTCGTGTTGCTCACGTTCAAATGATG GCTGAGCCAGATACAGATGAAGTTTATGCCCATGTAAATTTACTTCCCCATACAGAT CAAACTGAGCCTCGGAATCCGTATGCACTCCCTCCTGATCCACCAAAGCCGTCTGTTCGGTCATTTTCTAAGATTCTGACAGCTTCCGACACAAGCACACATGGGGGTTTCTCCGTGCTTAGGAAGCATGCGAACGAATGCCTCCCTCCATTG GATATGAGCCAACCAACCCCAACCCAGGATTTGGTTGCCAAAGATCTACAGGGGCACGAGTGGCATTTCAAGCACATATTCAGAG GTCAACCGAAGAGACACTTACTTACAACTGGATGGAGCACGTTTGTCACCTCAAAGAAATTGGTTGCTGGCGATTGTTTTATTTTCGTAAG GGGTGAAAATGGGGAGCTGCGTGTTGGGACACGCCACCTTGCTCAACGTCAGAGCTCTATGCCACCCGCTGTCATCTCCAGTCAGAGCATGCTTATTGGTGTTCTTGCATCTGCATCACATGCTATGTCAACGCACACCATATTCGCAGTCTACTGCAAGCCACG GACAAGTCAGTTCGTTGTCGGGATAAATAAGTACTTAGAGGCGATTAAACATGAATTTGCGGTTGGCATGCATTTCCAAATGAGATTTGAAGGAGAAGATTTACCTAAGAGAAG GTTCACTGGCACTATCGTTGGAGTTGGAGACTGCTCTTCACAGTGGACGGAATCTGCATGGCGTTCGCTCAAG GTGCAATGGGATGAACCAGCAACTATACAGCGGCCAGACAGAGTCTCACCCTGGGAGATCGAGCCCTTTGTACCTTCGGCTGATGAGACATCACAGCCAGCTATGCAAATCAAAAGGCCTCGATCTCTTGATAGACCTCTTACCG AAACTACTACTGCTTCTGCTGCATCTCCTATTCGTTCCAACGTTCAGAGCAGCAAAAAGCAAGTCTTCAGGCCTCCTAAGCAGAAAGACCTTAATGGCAGTAGCCTCCCGAGTTCTGCACCACGTTCTGGCAGAGCATTGTCGTCTCTATTAACTGTGAATACCTCTCTGAGTTTGTCCCGAGAAGCTAGAGCTGGCAAAAACATTTTGTTACAACCTGCACTTTGTAACTCTCCCATCGCATCAAGGACAAGGAAATGTCTGGACCAAATCAAAAAGTCAGAAAACGCAACTGCATGCCGTGTATTTGGCTTTGATTTGAGGAACAACTCGAGCAAAATCTCCCCTCTGTTGGAAAAGGAAGTGCATTTGCCTCGTCCAAGCACTAAGACGCCTGAAACTGACAATAAACAAGGTGTGGACCTTTTGGCTTCATCAAAAGAGAGAAAGGATGCTCAACCAATTGACACTCAGGGACAGCTGGTTTCGTCACCAAGAACTCGGATCAAG GTTCAAATGCAAGGACATGTTGTAGGGCGTGGTATGGACTTGTCTGCTTTGCGAGGCTATGATGACCTCATCGAGGAACTGGAGAGCATGTTTGATATCAAGGGAGAGCTTCGCCCTCGCAACAAATGGGAGATGGTTTATACTGACAATGAGGGAGACATGATGCTTgtgggagatgacctgtggca GGAATTCTGTAAGATGGCTAAGAAGATTTGCATATACTCTAGTGAGGAAGTGAAGAAGATGAGCGCGGTGTGCAAGCTTCCTGCATCACCCATAGACGGTGAAGCCACAATCATAAGCTCAGAATCGCAACCTAAGTCCGAAGCTTGA
- the LOC121804875 gene encoding exportin-2-like, with translation NPKNPDFNHHLFDSVALLIRRACEQDPSIISAFETSLLPILQVILSRDITEFFPYAFQLLAQLVEFNRSPLPGNYMDIFAILLLQDSWKKSANVPSLVHLLQAFLRKAPHELNQQGCLSNILGIFKNLVSSRNTAEQGFYVLNTVIENLGYDVVSAHISHIWFTLFQRLQNNKTTKIVKSLIIFMSLFLVKHGPEKLVGSINAVQPDVFFQILEKVWIPDLKSITGSMELKLASVASIRILCEPLPPSHSELWGKMLDSIVTLLSRPEEDRVEEEPEEPDFSETIGSNAARFQLRNAGRKDEDPLPDIKDPKQFLVASLANLSSHSPGTLPRIIAGNLDPANQAALLQLCDTYNVTIV, from the coding sequence AACCCCAAAAACCCAGACTTTAATCATCATCTGTTTGATTCCGTTGCTCTTTTAATCAGGAGGGCTTGTGAGCAAGACCCATCTATTATTTCAGCTTTTGAAACAAGCTTATTGCCCATCCTACAGGTGATCTTATCGAGAGATATTACTGAGTTCTTCCCTTATGCATTCCAGCTGCTAGCTCAGCTTGTGGAATTCAATCGATCTCCTTTACCAGGGAATTATATGGATATTTTTGCAATACTCCTTCTTCAAGATTCATGGAAAAAGTCTGCTAATGTACCTTCTCTTGTCCACTTGCTCCAGGCCTTCCTTAGGAAGGCTCCACATGAGTTAAATCAGCAGGGGTGTTTATCCAATATTCTtggaatatttaaaaatttagttTCATCTCGGAATACTGCTGAACAAGGATTTTATGTGCTCAATACTGTGATTGAAAATCTTGGTTATGATGTTGTCTCTGCCCACATTAGCCATATATGGTTTACCCTGTTTCAGCGGCTTCAGAATAACAAAACAACGAAGATCGTTAAGTCTCTTATTATATTTATGTCACTTTTTCTGGTGAAGCATGGTCCTGAGAAACTTGTTGGCTCGATAAATGCTGTGCAGCCCGATGTCTTCTTCCAAATTTTGGAGAAAGTTTGGATACCTGACCTTAAGTCAATCACGGGTTCAATGGAGCTGAAGTTAGCTTCAGTAGCGTCAATTAGGATCTTATGTGAGCCTCTGCCACCATCACATTCAGAACTTTGGGGAAAAATGCTTGACAGCATTGTTACACTCCTTTCACGTCCAGAGGAGGACAGAGTGGAAGAGGAGCCTGAGGAACCAGATTTTAGTGAAACTATTGGTTCTAATGCTGCACGGTTCCAGTTGCGCAATGCTGGCAGGAAAGATGAGGATCCTCTGCCAGACATCAAAGATCCAAAGCAATTTTTGGTCGCATCTTTAGCAAATCTTTCTTCTCACTCACCTGGAACATTGCCTCGGATTATTGCAGGAAATCTTGATCCTGCTAATCAAGCTGCTTTACTTCAACTTTGCGACACCTACAACGTCACCATAGTTTGA
- the LOC121799942 gene encoding uncharacterized protein At4g00950-like → MGEESENEACFPTLKLPFAEIPDSPEHPSTPPFQASATIPFQWEEQPGKPRPCSDIITRPKPAKSLELPPCMSMNPADKFTKTPSPTTVLEGPYSVGRPKFSSFRFFREGHDSLVSPEAAALLGAKKSGKARGLFGKFKGGAGGSCRFSPSTVSSCSNSEDLFANNCGVKINRNGSFSNLSHAKPSQLWTSFCHGIKQIMHWKGRKKSNKEGRHSRVDNVS, encoded by the exons ATGGGAGAAGAGAGTGAAAATGAGGCATGTTTTCCCACACTAAAGCTTCCATTTGCAGAGATTCCCGATTCGCCGGAGCATCCATCAACGCCGCCGTTCCAAGCGTCAGCCACCATCCCATTCCAATGGGAAGAGCAGCCCGGGAAGCCCCGCCCCTGCTCCGACATCATAACCCGCCCCAAACCCGCCAAATCATTAGAGCTCCCTCCGTGTATGAGTATGAACCCGGCCGACAAATTTACGAAAACGCCCTCGCCCACAACCGTCCTCGAAGGGCCCTACAGCGTCGGCCGCCCCAAATTCTCGTCGTTCAGATTCTTCAGAGAAGGCCACGACTCCTTGGTCAGCCCCGAGGCCGCCGCCCTGCTCGGCGCCAAGAAGAGCGGCAAAGCCAGAGGGCTTTTTGGTAAATTCAAGGGCGGCGCCGGCGGTAGTTGCAGATTCTCTCCTTCCACGGTTAGCAGCTGCAGCAACAGTGAGGATTTGTTTGCGAATAACTGTGGGGTCAAAATCAACAGAAACGGAAGCTTCTCCAACCTCTCTCATGCAAAGCCTTCTCAATTATGg ACTAGTTTTTGCCATGGCATAAAGCAAATCATGCACTGGaaaggcagaaagaaatcaaataAAGAAGGCCGGCATTCAAGGGTTGATAATGTGTCATAA
- the LOC121799949 gene encoding auxin response factor 11-like isoform X1, translated as MAHADGLIRGGAASDALYRELWKACAGPLVDVPDVEENVYYFPQGHFEQLEASTNQDLDQRIPHYNLPPKILCRVAHVQMMAEPDTDEVYAHVNLLPHTDQTEPRNPYALPPDPPKPSVRSFSKILTASDTSTHGGFSVLRKHANECLPPLDMSQPTPTQDLVAKDLQGHEWHFKHIFRGQPKRHLLTTGWSTFVTSKKLVAGDCFIFVRGENGELRVGTRHLAQRQSSMPPAVISSQSMLIGVLASASHAMSTHTIFAVYCKPRTSQFVVGINKYLEAIKHEFAVGMHFQMRFEGEDLPKRRKLHIFRFTGTIVGVGDCSSQWTESAWRSLKVQWDEPATIQRPDRVSPWEIEPFVPSADETSQPAMQIKRPRSLDRPLTETTTASAASPIRSNVQSSKKQVFRPPKQKDLNGSSLPSSAPRSGRALSSLLTVNTSLSLSREARAGKNILLQPALCNSPIASRTRKCLDQIKKSENATACRVFGFDLRNNSSKISPLLEKEVHLPRPSTKTPETDNKQGVDLLASSKERKDAQPIDTQGQLVSSPRTRIKVQMQGHVVGRGMDLSALRGYDDLIEELESMFDIKGELRPRNKWEMVYTDNEGDMMLVGDDLWQEFCKMAKKICIYSSEEVKKMSAVCKLPASPIDGEATIISSESQPKSEA; from the exons ATGGCGCATGCTGATGGCCTGATAAGAGGAG GTGCGGCAAGTGATGCTCTGTACAGGGAATTATGGAAGGCATGTGCAGGGCCTTTGGTGGATGTTCCTGATGTGGAAGAAAATGTTTACTACTTTCCTCAAGGTCACTTTGAACAA TTAGAGGCATCAACAAATCAGGATCTGGATCAGCGTATCCCTCACTACAATCTCCCTCCAAAGATCCTTTGTCGTGTTGCTCACGTTCAAATGATG GCTGAGCCAGATACAGATGAAGTTTATGCCCATGTAAATTTACTTCCCCATACAGAT CAAACTGAGCCTCGGAATCCGTATGCACTCCCTCCTGATCCACCAAAGCCGTCTGTTCGGTCATTTTCTAAGATTCTGACAGCTTCCGACACAAGCACACATGGGGGTTTCTCCGTGCTTAGGAAGCATGCGAACGAATGCCTCCCTCCATTG GATATGAGCCAACCAACCCCAACCCAGGATTTGGTTGCCAAAGATCTACAGGGGCACGAGTGGCATTTCAAGCACATATTCAGAG GTCAACCGAAGAGACACTTACTTACAACTGGATGGAGCACGTTTGTCACCTCAAAGAAATTGGTTGCTGGCGATTGTTTTATTTTCGTAAG GGGTGAAAATGGGGAGCTGCGTGTTGGGACACGCCACCTTGCTCAACGTCAGAGCTCTATGCCACCCGCTGTCATCTCCAGTCAGAGCATGCTTATTGGTGTTCTTGCATCTGCATCACATGCTATGTCAACGCACACCATATTCGCAGTCTACTGCAAGCCACG GACAAGTCAGTTCGTTGTCGGGATAAATAAGTACTTAGAGGCGATTAAACATGAATTTGCGGTTGGCATGCATTTCCAAATGAGATTTGAAGGAGAAGATTTACCTAAGAGAAG AAAACTACATATTTTCAGGTTCACTGGCACTATCGTTGGAGTTGGAGACTGCTCTTCACAGTGGACGGAATCTGCATGGCGTTCGCTCAAG GTGCAATGGGATGAACCAGCAACTATACAGCGGCCAGACAGAGTCTCACCCTGGGAGATCGAGCCCTTTGTACCTTCGGCTGATGAGACATCACAGCCAGCTATGCAAATCAAAAGGCCTCGATCTCTTGATAGACCTCTTACCG AAACTACTACTGCTTCTGCTGCATCTCCTATTCGTTCCAACGTTCAGAGCAGCAAAAAGCAAGTCTTCAGGCCTCCTAAGCAGAAAGACCTTAATGGCAGTAGCCTCCCGAGTTCTGCACCACGTTCTGGCAGAGCATTGTCGTCTCTATTAACTGTGAATACCTCTCTGAGTTTGTCCCGAGAAGCTAGAGCTGGCAAAAACATTTTGTTACAACCTGCACTTTGTAACTCTCCCATCGCATCAAGGACAAGGAAATGTCTGGACCAAATCAAAAAGTCAGAAAACGCAACTGCATGCCGTGTATTTGGCTTTGATTTGAGGAACAACTCGAGCAAAATCTCCCCTCTGTTGGAAAAGGAAGTGCATTTGCCTCGTCCAAGCACTAAGACGCCTGAAACTGACAATAAACAAGGTGTGGACCTTTTGGCTTCATCAAAAGAGAGAAAGGATGCTCAACCAATTGACACTCAGGGACAGCTGGTTTCGTCACCAAGAACTCGGATCAAG GTTCAAATGCAAGGACATGTTGTAGGGCGTGGTATGGACTTGTCTGCTTTGCGAGGCTATGATGACCTCATCGAGGAACTGGAGAGCATGTTTGATATCAAGGGAGAGCTTCGCCCTCGCAACAAATGGGAGATGGTTTATACTGACAATGAGGGAGACATGATGCTTgtgggagatgacctgtggca GGAATTCTGTAAGATGGCTAAGAAGATTTGCATATACTCTAGTGAGGAAGTGAAGAAGATGAGCGCGGTGTGCAAGCTTCCTGCATCACCCATAGACGGTGAAGCCACAATCATAAGCTCAGAATCGCAACCTAAGTCCGAAGCTTGA
- the LOC121799931 gene encoding uncharacterized protein LOC121799931, with protein MAVAEARAVLHRTANRCMVQEDAKRAPKFTYCSTIPTSVKQADTVSSASGGLNVPNGVSIPFNLNRSFINLSPNSKWWLQPQLNYGYQKGSTNQQFTSSECSMDIWRKHESSGALARNEDNQVRNMVTGEKLEFGIKEDDREVPVKDLGPKVPKQADEISFDPKSRIGAEKTAPWWRTADTNELALLVAQRSLDYIENCDLPMPQNTHVKKDVDVKLSCFCHDGSACDKYFVLAEGQLENSTEKLFSDIPTLETTVENDQSKAQLMEALCHSQTRAREAERAAKQACAEREHVVKLVFRQASQLFAYKQWLRIESMYLQFLNSSSQSVVPMLPWAPQITKAAQTARDMTSSRKRAKNSSSRHEASKCTVAFTIGLGLAGAGFLLEWSIAWMFPSW; from the exons ATGGCAGTAGCTGAAGCTAGGGCGGTTTTGCACAGGACAGCTAACCGATGCATGGTGCAAGAAGATGCAAAGCGAGCTCCAAAATTCACTTACTGCTCGACAATACCTACTTCTGTGAAACAGGCTGATACTGTCTCTAGTGCATCCGGAGGCCTAAATGTTCCCAATGGAGTGTCCATACCTTTTAATCTAAATCGTTCATTTATAAATTTATCCCCCAATTCGAAATGGTGGCTGCAACCGCAACTAAATTACGGGTATCAGAAGGGTTCGACAAATCAACAGTTTACATCTTCGGAATGTAGTATGGATATCTGGCGAAAGCACGAAAGCTCTGGAGCTTTAGCAAGGAATGAGGATAATCAGGTTAGAAATATGGTAACTGGTGAAAAGTTAGAGTTTGGAATTAAAGAGGATGATAGAGAAGTACCTGTTAAAGATCTTGGTCCCAAGGTTCCAAAACAAGCTGATGAGATTTCTTTTGATCCCAAGTCGCGTATAGGGGCTGAAAAAACTGCTCCGTGGTGGCGAACTGCTGATACTAATGAATTGGCTTTGTTGGTTGCACAAAGGTCGCTTGACTATATAGAGAATTGTGACCTTCCCATGCCTCAGAACACTCATGTGAAGAAGGATGTGGATGTAAAGCTATCTTGTTTTTGCCATGATGGAAGTGCCTGTGACAAATATTTTGTGTTAGCAGAGGGTCAATTGGAAAACAGTACAGAGAAGCTCTTTAG TGATATCCCGACTCTTGAAACAACGGTTGAGAATGACCAGAGCAAGGCCCAACTGATGGAAGCCCTATGTCACTCCCAGACTCGTGCAAGAGAAGCCGAGAGGGCAGCAAAACAAGCCTGTGCAGAGAGAGAGCATGTGGTCAAGCTTGTATTTAGGCAAGCATCTCAGCTGTTCGCCTATAAACAGTGGCTCCGAATCGAGAGCATGTATCTCCAGTTCCTGAACAGCTCAAGCCAGTCAGTGGTCCCTATGTTACCTTGGGCACCTCAAATAACTAAGGCGGCACAGACGGCCAGAGACATGACTTCCAGTAGAAAACGCGCCAAAAATTCAAGCTCTCGGCATGAAGCTAGTAAGTGTACAGTTGCTTTCACCATAGGGCTAGGACTAGCTGGTGCTGGATTCCTGCTGGAATGGTCCATTGCGTGGATGTTTCCAAGTTGGTGA